A genome region from Christensenella minuta includes the following:
- a CDS encoding sugar ABC transporter substrate-binding protein produces MRKIRRAALAVACILFACGVLLSFGGCAEHGASTDSPAASPIIIGISVPRSEEAPVTNALLSIQNNLKPEEEIILKDAEGSNDKQEADIIELADQEIDVLLVIPNRYSGLQNAFAYCNSKSIPIIVFQTTTKYRDQVSAQIYFDYWRAGAETAKAVASRLAADGSLDEAEIEIGMINNNTRSHNVHNSNAFIEGLSSYKNIRILPPEYVVAGTIDDGIYCLYSYMDEYPSIKVLWSINDRCSIGAIYANLQGDTDEDLIFVSTGGTQDALKLVKAGRLLSTVWMDQQELGKRVVETVHRLLDKEAFEFEQVIEPVLVTKKNVDQFLKQEIT; encoded by the coding sequence ATGAGAAAAATTAGGCGTGCTGCCCTTGCCGTAGCATGTATTCTGTTTGCCTGCGGCGTGCTTCTGTCTTTCGGTGGCTGTGCAGAACACGGCGCTTCAACAGACAGTCCGGCAGCTTCGCCCATTATAATAGGCATATCGGTTCCACGGTCGGAAGAGGCTCCGGTGACTAATGCTTTATTAAGTATACAAAATAATTTAAAGCCGGAAGAAGAAATTATTCTGAAAGATGCGGAAGGCAGTAATGACAAACAGGAAGCGGATATTATAGAGCTGGCAGATCAGGAGATCGACGTTCTGCTCGTTATTCCCAACAGGTATTCGGGTCTGCAAAATGCATTCGCTTATTGCAATTCAAAGAGCATCCCCATTATCGTTTTTCAAACGACGACAAAGTATAGAGACCAAGTATCCGCACAGATTTATTTCGATTATTGGAGGGCTGGAGCAGAAACAGCAAAGGCCGTTGCCTCCCGTTTGGCCGCAGACGGATCTCTGGATGAGGCAGAGATCGAAATAGGTATGATTAACAACAATACACGCTCCCACAATGTGCATAATTCCAACGCCTTTATCGAAGGGCTCAGCTCTTATAAAAACATAAGAATATTGCCGCCCGAATATGTGGTCGCAGGAACCATTGACGACGGTATTTACTGCCTGTATTCCTATATGGACGAATACCCTTCCATAAAGGTATTGTGGTCAATAAACGACAGATGTTCTATTGGAGCCATCTATGCAAATTTGCAAGGTGATACAGACGAGGATTTAATATTTGTATCAACCGGAGGAACGCAGGATGCTTTGAAGCTGGTAAAAGCCGGAAGGCTTTTGAGCACAGTGTGGATGGATCAACAGGAACTTGGCAAACGGGTTGTGGAGACGGTACATCGACTACTGGATAAGGAGGCATTTGAATTTGAGCAGGTTATCGAGCCGGTTCTAGTTACGAAAAAAAATGTAGATCAGTTTTTAAAGCAGGAAATAACATGA
- a CDS encoding 4-hydroxyphenylacetate 3-hydroxylase family protein yields MMNKEQYIESLRQYKPIVYLNGRLVESVVDDPMTRPHVNSAAVTYELAFDPMYEELMTTTSHLTGKKINRFTSVHQSTDDLVKKVKMLRMIGQKTGTCFQRCVGFDAMNSTFITTFNIDRECGTDYHERFKKYLEYVQENDLMIAGSMTDPKGDRSKKPSAQADPDLFVHIVERREDGIVIRGAKAHQTGMINSHEMLILPTTNLGEEDQDYAVACAIRVDAPGVVHLFGRQTNDNRRLDGDIDTGNSEYAIVGGETLTVLNDVFVPWDRVFMCGEYKFAQEYVSTFAAYHRQNYGGCKVGLADVIIGSAAAMAEYNGVKASHVRDKITEMINMAETMYNCSLGCSCQGTKTEAGSYYVNTLLANTVKLNCTRYMYEISRLAHDIAGGFIATLPYEADYRNPETKGYIDKYFSANPDFSTEERIRMGRLLENMTGGTALAESMHGAGSPEAMKIMLYRESNIDHKKALAKKLAKIDKITKKDEEKDYVE; encoded by the coding sequence ATGATGAACAAAGAACAGTATATTGAAAGCCTGCGCCAATACAAGCCTATTGTCTACTTAAATGGGCGATTGGTAGAAAGTGTCGTGGACGACCCCATGACAAGGCCCCACGTCAACTCTGCAGCCGTTACTTACGAGCTCGCATTTGACCCCATGTACGAAGAATTGATGACAACCACTTCCCATCTGACCGGCAAAAAGATCAACCGTTTTACCTCCGTGCACCAGAGCACGGACGATCTGGTTAAAAAAGTGAAAATGCTGCGCATGATTGGTCAGAAAACAGGCACATGCTTCCAGCGCTGCGTGGGGTTTGACGCAATGAATTCCACGTTTATCACCACATTCAATATTGACCGGGAATGCGGCACCGATTACCATGAACGCTTCAAGAAGTACCTGGAATATGTGCAGGAGAACGACCTGATGATCGCCGGGTCTATGACGGACCCCAAAGGCGACCGTTCAAAGAAACCCAGCGCCCAGGCAGACCCGGATTTATTTGTACACATCGTGGAGCGCAGGGAGGACGGTATTGTGATCCGCGGCGCCAAAGCGCACCAGACGGGCATGATTAATTCACATGAAATGCTTATACTTCCTACCACCAACCTTGGGGAAGAGGATCAGGACTATGCTGTCGCGTGTGCAATCCGCGTAGATGCGCCCGGCGTTGTACACTTGTTCGGGCGGCAGACCAACGATAACCGCCGCCTAGACGGCGATATCGATACCGGCAACAGCGAATACGCCATCGTCGGCGGTGAAACGCTGACAGTCCTGAATGACGTATTTGTGCCGTGGGACCGTGTATTCATGTGCGGCGAGTATAAATTCGCACAGGAATATGTTTCCACCTTCGCCGCTTACCATAGACAGAATTACGGCGGCTGTAAGGTGGGCCTCGCCGACGTTATCATCGGTTCTGCCGCGGCAATGGCCGAATACAACGGCGTCAAGGCCAGCCATGTACGGGATAAGATCACAGAAATGATTAATATGGCGGAAACGATGTATAACTGCTCTTTGGGATGTTCCTGTCAGGGTACCAAGACAGAAGCTGGCTCCTATTACGTCAATACCCTGCTCGCCAATACGGTTAAGCTGAACTGTACCCGTTATATGTATGAAATTTCGCGCCTTGCACACGACATCGCGGGCGGCTTCATCGCTACTCTGCCTTACGAGGCAGATTACCGCAATCCCGAGACTAAAGGATATATTGACAAATATTTCAGCGCCAATCCGGATTTTTCCACAGAGGAACGCATTCGTATGGGACGGCTGCTGGAAAATATGACAGGAGGCACCGCACTTGCGGAATCAATGCACGGCGCAGGCTCTCCAGAGGCTATGAAAATTATGCTGTATCGCGAAAGTAATATAGACCATAAAAAAGCGCTTGCAAAAAAACTTGCAAAGATCGATAAAATCACAAAAAAAGATGAGGAGAAGGATTATGTTGAATAA
- a CDS encoding sugar ABC transporter substrate-binding protein has translation MYEIATRKLEESLNNARALGFEVEVIQKSTANHTPADQIQVIENLVESGIDVLMLCVSDWDSLTETLKEVNEAGIPIVLVNQIEEAPGVEIYGYIGFDNASASACGAWNVIDALGGPGFQGEGETVDVPAETYLDESFWEDLYKDFDVNQISGKIALIDGVAGTTFSNIRADGFKSVISRFPNVEIISELPGDWDRQTGMEAAENILQNNDDLDAIYACCAEMGIGAYMAVENAGRLDDVQVFCQDGLEESMKYVSEGKIKGDSWHGIWEWCWYGAEYCVRAALDLEPESQVFDVHARSIILPNVDQFYPEPQLEEIDWQTVYDEAAAKYE, from the coding sequence GTGTATGAAATTGCTACCAGGAAGCTGGAAGAATCCCTGAACAATGCCCGCGCACTTGGTTTTGAAGTGGAAGTCATCCAAAAGTCAACCGCAAATCACACTCCTGCAGACCAGATTCAGGTGATCGAGAACCTGGTTGAAAGTGGAATTGACGTTTTGATGCTTTGTGTTTCAGACTGGGATTCATTAACAGAGACACTAAAAGAAGTAAATGAAGCGGGGATTCCAATCGTTCTGGTAAACCAGATTGAAGAAGCGCCGGGCGTTGAGATATATGGGTATATCGGGTTTGACAATGCTTCGGCCTCCGCATGCGGCGCATGGAACGTGATCGATGCGCTGGGCGGCCCGGGGTTCCAGGGCGAAGGAGAAACGGTAGACGTACCGGCAGAGACTTACTTGGATGAATCCTTCTGGGAAGACCTTTATAAAGATTTCGACGTCAACCAGATAAGCGGCAAAATAGCGCTCATTGACGGAGTAGCTGGTACTACCTTTTCCAACATCCGCGCGGATGGATTCAAGAGCGTAATCAGCCGTTTCCCGAATGTTGAGATTATTTCGGAACTTCCGGGAGATTGGGACAGACAGACCGGCATGGAAGCAGCTGAAAATATCCTGCAAAACAATGACGATCTGGACGCAATCTATGCCTGCTGTGCTGAAATGGGAATCGGTGCATATATGGCCGTGGAAAACGCGGGCCGTCTGGACGATGTGCAGGTATTCTGCCAGGATGGGCTGGAAGAATCAATGAAGTATGTTTCGGAAGGCAAGATCAAAGGCGATTCGTGGCATGGTATTTGGGAATGGTGCTGGTATGGTGCGGAATATTGTGTGAGAGCCGCGCTGGACTTAGAGCCGGAAAGCCAGGTATTTGATGTTCACGCGCGCTCTATTATCCTGCCCAATGTCGATCAGTTCTATCCGGAACCTCAGCTTGAGGAAATAGACTGGCAGACTGTTTACGACGAAGCCGCAGCAAAATATGAATAG
- a CDS encoding thiolase family protein → MLNKPVVLGGARTATGKFGQSLAGIPAPELGAAALNAAIKKARIAPEDIDEVIIGTHFQAGTRSNPARQAAIYAGLPDSTPAFTPNKNCATALKAINLAAQSIMLGDNVIVAAGGCEAMSRIPYLLAKARFGYRMGTGELLDGMLYDGLVDPFENYHMGLTAENVAEKYNISREAQDEFALRSHLLAEKAWNTGKYDSDIVPVEVKVKKKNVTFSKDETYMENAVLETFQAAKPYFKPEGGTVTSLNSSPLNDGACVLILADETTARERSIPPLARYVTSAAAALSPAYMGYAPVLSVQKLLKKTSLKIEDIGLWEVNEAFAAQSVAVCRDLGLNMDFVNVNGGSIALGHPVGSTGARLSLTLIGEMRRRGVKYGIVTLCIGGGQGLSTLYELCE, encoded by the coding sequence ATGTTGAATAAACCGGTTGTATTGGGCGGTGCCAGAACCGCCACTGGAAAATTCGGACAATCTCTGGCCGGTATTCCTGCGCCTGAGTTGGGCGCGGCTGCCCTGAACGCAGCGATCAAAAAAGCCCGGATAGCGCCGGAGGACATTGACGAGGTAATCATCGGCACACATTTTCAGGCTGGCACTCGTTCTAATCCTGCGCGGCAGGCGGCAATTTATGCGGGTCTGCCGGACAGCACGCCCGCATTTACCCCGAATAAAAATTGCGCCACAGCGTTAAAAGCCATCAATCTGGCGGCACAGTCTATTATGCTGGGAGATAACGTCATCGTAGCGGCAGGCGGCTGCGAAGCCATGAGCCGTATCCCCTATCTCCTCGCAAAAGCCCGTTTCGGCTATCGCATGGGGACCGGCGAACTGCTGGATGGTATGCTCTACGACGGCTTGGTAGACCCCTTTGAAAATTATCATATGGGCCTTACAGCGGAAAATGTAGCCGAAAAATACAACATTTCCCGCGAAGCACAGGATGAATTCGCCCTGCGCAGCCACTTGCTTGCGGAAAAGGCCTGGAACACCGGCAAATATGACTCGGATATCGTACCAGTCGAAGTGAAGGTGAAGAAGAAAAATGTAACGTTCAGCAAAGACGAAACGTATATGGAAAACGCTGTCCTGGAAACCTTTCAGGCGGCAAAGCCTTATTTCAAACCGGAGGGGGGTACGGTTACCTCGCTCAACTCCTCCCCGCTCAACGACGGTGCCTGCGTGCTCATATTAGCAGATGAGACGACAGCCAGAGAACGCAGCATACCGCCGCTGGCCCGTTATGTCACCAGTGCTGCAGCCGCGCTCAGCCCCGCATATATGGGTTATGCGCCTGTCCTGTCCGTTCAGAAGCTGCTCAAAAAAACAAGCCTGAAGATAGAGGATATCGGCCTTTGGGAAGTGAATGAAGCGTTTGCCGCGCAGAGCGTTGCCGTTTGCCGCGATCTCGGATTGAACATGGATTTTGTTAATGTCAACGGAGGCTCTATTGCTTTAGGACACCCGGTCGGCTCAACCGGCGCGCGCCTCTCGCTTACCTTGATTGGCGAAATGCGACGTCGCGGTGTCAAATACGGCATCGTTACATTGTGTATCGGTGGCGGTCAGGGGCTTTCTACACTGTATGAACTCTGCGAATAA
- a CDS encoding cache domain-containing sensor histidine kinase, whose amino-acid sequence MKIIDIIKTRKNLLRSKLAVNSLVMAIIPIILIPVISITMTANLLGNSDRNDNINALSKTALQVQNFTYNTYLFSEVINNMPFVDEVLRETFPTQQEKLEAEVIAGVELYQMCKSNPAYSGIYIYGENGVVIGSDQRDSRVHGAFKVSPWYSDVMKSNRTTWWGPGKSVNVDSIDSDIITFSAPIIDREKVSKKGVLLIEFHQDVLQSMIEENLENNRTLMIVNQNKDIVAVSDKHTDDAKSFGQYSDMLPFSERWTFEDLSNMNSKNFTKTERANIDLEDITHQDFGIHTSIMSISDPLTGWHIINLVEQSELLQSIWLISIVIVITIFAILVIYTNISVSTAEAITAPLNEMLTYYSEVEKGRFDLSIPVEGVEEIAQLRRGFNNMVSKLGDLVEEVYHEQRQLRKAEYEVLQMQINPHFLYNTLDSIIWLALEKDNDQVIRLTKALIQLYRTGLSRGKDTITVDEEVKHAQSYLEIQKIRYGDTFDYHIDVDNRIGSFRVLKLILQPIIENAIYHGAKRTREKSDIFVKGYEQGGCIVFEICDTGAGMDKQTLQRLRNAIYDNEGEKLPAYGVLNVHQRIALLFGQQYGLEITSEPGKGTIVTIRIPIQSNQTEQKPD is encoded by the coding sequence ATGAAAATAATTGATATTATCAAAACACGTAAAAACCTGCTGCGCAGTAAATTAGCCGTGAACAGCTTGGTCATGGCTATCATACCGATTATCCTGATTCCCGTGATTTCGATCACAATGACAGCAAATCTCCTGGGAAATTCGGACCGCAATGACAACATCAATGCGTTGAGCAAAACGGCCCTGCAGGTTCAAAATTTCACATATAATACCTATCTGTTTTCCGAAGTTATAAATAATATGCCTTTTGTGGATGAGGTCTTACGCGAGACTTTCCCTACACAGCAGGAAAAACTGGAAGCCGAAGTGATTGCAGGTGTTGAACTGTACCAAATGTGCAAAAGCAACCCGGCGTACTCTGGAATCTATATTTACGGGGAAAACGGGGTAGTAATCGGCTCCGACCAAAGAGATTCAAGGGTTCATGGAGCATTTAAGGTTTCCCCTTGGTACAGCGACGTAATGAAGTCCAACCGAACAACTTGGTGGGGGCCGGGAAAATCTGTAAACGTTGACAGTATAGACAGTGACATCATAACGTTCAGCGCTCCGATCATCGACAGGGAGAAGGTTAGCAAGAAGGGAGTTTTACTCATTGAATTTCATCAGGATGTTTTGCAGAGCATGATTGAGGAGAATTTGGAGAATAACCGTACATTGATGATTGTCAATCAGAATAAGGATATTGTTGCAGTAAGCGATAAGCATACGGATGATGCAAAGAGCTTCGGGCAATATTCAGATATGTTGCCTTTTTCGGAACGATGGACGTTTGAAGACCTGTCCAACATGAACAGCAAAAATTTTACTAAAACAGAGCGCGCAAACATAGATCTGGAGGACATCACCCACCAAGATTTTGGAATACATACCAGTATTATGAGCATATCGGATCCCTTAACCGGCTGGCATATAATCAATTTGGTGGAGCAATCGGAATTACTTCAGTCCATCTGGCTGATCAGCATTGTGATTGTCATCACTATCTTCGCAATCCTCGTCATTTATACCAATATTTCCGTATCTACTGCGGAGGCAATAACCGCCCCCCTCAACGAGATGCTTACCTATTATTCCGAGGTGGAAAAAGGCAGGTTTGATCTTTCTATTCCAGTGGAGGGAGTAGAGGAGATTGCCCAGCTGCGTAGAGGATTTAATAACATGGTCTCAAAGCTTGGAGACTTGGTGGAAGAGGTGTATCACGAGCAACGGCAGCTGCGGAAGGCGGAATATGAGGTCTTGCAGATGCAGATCAACCCGCATTTTTTATACAACACATTGGATTCCATTATCTGGCTGGCCTTGGAAAAGGATAACGACCAGGTGATACGGCTGACAAAAGCCTTGATCCAGCTATACCGAACAGGCCTCAGCAGGGGAAAAGATACCATCACCGTAGACGAGGAGGTGAAACACGCTCAAAGTTATTTAGAGATACAAAAGATTCGTTATGGGGATACCTTTGATTATCATATTGATGTAGACAACCGCATTGGTTCATTTAGAGTGCTGAAGCTTATATTGCAACCTATCATTGAGAACGCGATCTATCATGGAGCGAAAAGGACGCGCGAAAAATCAGATATTTTTGTAAAAGGTTATGAACAGGGCGGTTGTATCGTATTTGAAATCTGCGATACCGGCGCAGGTATGGATAAACAGACGTTGCAGCGGCTCAGAAATGCCATTTATGATAATGAAGGTGAAAAATTGCCTGCTTACGGCGTTCTGAACGTGCATCAGCGTATTGCCCTGCTCTTTGGTCAACAATACGGCCTGGAGATCACAAGCGAGCCGGGGAAGGGTACCATCGTTACCATAAGGATACCCATCCAGTCCAATCAAACGGAACAGAAACCAGATTAA
- a CDS encoding acyl CoA:acetate/3-ketoacid CoA transferase, protein MKKAKILAARKAIDCIESGKTFAVDGFCGIGVPEELYIALQERFLQTGKPNHMTMIFAACQGDMSERGFNHLAEEGLVSTAIGGHWNNAPKLQKLAMENKMTAYNLPLGVISQTFRETAAGKPFLLSKVGLKTFVDPRVEGGRLNKRTTEDIVDLVELYGEEYLVYKTRPIHYALLRGTYADQYGNISLDHEACKLELTAVAQACKNSGGTVIVQVEKIVDTNIPAKNVIIPGIYVDIIVPVCQKENHQQTFATLYNPSYSGEVHISLPAEAHTHMPLNARKIICRRAAMELQKGSIVNLGIGMPEGIAAVAQDEGEREKITLTIESGPIGGLPLSGLDFGAAANPQAIIGQASQFDFYQGRGLDQAFLGLAECDERGNVNVSKFGPKIAGWGGFIDITQNAKMVAFCGTFTSSGLTVSTGDGKLRILKEGRIRKICKAVQQITFSAKYAIQTGQKVLYITERAVFGLSSHGLVLQEVAPGIDLKHDVLDKMEASVEISPSLKEMDTRLFRQEKMGLSIQ, encoded by the coding sequence ATGAAAAAAGCAAAGATATTGGCCGCACGAAAAGCAATCGATTGTATCGAGTCCGGTAAAACGTTTGCAGTGGATGGTTTTTGTGGGATCGGAGTGCCGGAAGAACTGTATATTGCTTTACAGGAACGATTTCTGCAAACAGGAAAACCGAACCACATGACGATGATTTTTGCCGCTTGTCAGGGAGATATGAGCGAACGCGGCTTTAATCATTTGGCGGAAGAAGGTTTGGTCTCAACGGCGATAGGCGGACATTGGAACAACGCGCCCAAATTGCAAAAGCTCGCTATGGAAAATAAAATGACCGCATACAACCTACCGCTGGGCGTTATATCGCAAACATTTCGTGAAACGGCGGCGGGTAAACCGTTTTTGCTCTCAAAAGTCGGATTGAAAACATTTGTGGATCCCCGTGTGGAAGGCGGCCGGCTGAATAAACGTACAACCGAGGATATCGTGGACCTGGTGGAGCTTTATGGCGAGGAGTATCTGGTGTACAAAACCCGCCCTATTCACTACGCCTTGCTTCGCGGAACCTACGCGGACCAATATGGAAATATCAGCTTGGATCATGAAGCATGCAAACTGGAGCTGACCGCGGTGGCGCAGGCTTGTAAGAATTCAGGCGGCACAGTCATAGTACAAGTGGAAAAGATCGTGGATACCAATATCCCCGCCAAGAATGTAATAATCCCCGGTATCTATGTGGATATCATTGTGCCAGTATGCCAAAAAGAGAACCATCAGCAGACATTTGCCACACTGTATAACCCGTCATACAGCGGAGAAGTGCATATTTCCTTGCCTGCCGAAGCCCATACCCATATGCCGCTCAATGCGCGGAAGATCATCTGCCGCCGGGCGGCAATGGAGCTGCAAAAGGGTTCGATCGTCAATCTTGGCATTGGTATGCCGGAAGGCATTGCGGCAGTCGCCCAGGATGAAGGAGAGCGGGAAAAAATTACATTAACCATAGAATCCGGACCAATCGGCGGCCTGCCCCTTTCCGGGCTGGATTTTGGTGCGGCGGCAAACCCGCAGGCGATCATCGGGCAGGCAAGCCAGTTTGACTTTTACCAGGGGCGCGGGCTGGACCAAGCGTTTTTGGGTCTTGCGGAATGTGACGAGCGCGGTAACGTCAATGTCAGCAAATTTGGCCCTAAAATAGCGGGCTGGGGGGGGTTTATCGACATTACCCAAAACGCCAAAATGGTAGCGTTTTGCGGAACGTTTACCTCAAGCGGTCTGACGGTTTCCACCGGAGACGGCAAGTTGCGCATCCTGAAGGAGGGACGCATCCGCAAGATTTGCAAAGCAGTCCAGCAGATTACATTCAGCGCAAAATATGCGATTCAGACAGGGCAAAAAGTTTTGTATATTACCGAACGGGCTGTATTTGGATTAAGCAGCCACGGACTTGTTCTGCAGGAAGTCGCTCCGGGCATCGACCTGAAACATGATGTTTTGGATAAAATGGAAGCGTCCGTAGAAATATCGCCCAGCCTGAAAGAAATGGATACCCGATTGTTCCGGCAGGAAAAAATGGGACTGAGCATCCAATAG
- a CDS encoding response regulator transcription factor, whose product MKEKLLNVMVVDDEALCLRGVTNSIDWEKYGFHVACDARDGQLALNHLEQSGQNIDLLLTDVCMPFMNGIQLIERIKEKEMDIGIIIMSAYDEFEYAQEAIRFGVNAYLLKPITEEALSPYLLKIREEKSLQEKNSKKIESIKRIMLGCDQLSDENSDLLNKAKCYMEKNIANSKLSLKEVSHYVGMSKNYFCTVFKKSQGISFLKYLNNLRIIKSIELLSTTNKRIYEIAEQVGYSDPTWFSTAFKAATGKSPSYFRTEDCNEKN is encoded by the coding sequence ATGAAGGAAAAGCTGTTAAACGTTATGGTAGTCGACGATGAGGCTCTTTGCCTCCGTGGAGTCACCAATAGTATCGATTGGGAAAAATATGGATTCCACGTAGCCTGCGATGCGAGAGACGGCCAGTTGGCCCTGAACCATCTTGAACAAAGCGGCCAGAATATTGATTTGTTACTGACAGACGTGTGTATGCCCTTTATGAACGGTATCCAACTAATCGAACGCATCAAAGAAAAGGAAATGGACATCGGCATCATTATTATGAGTGCTTATGATGAATTTGAATACGCGCAGGAGGCAATACGGTTTGGTGTAAACGCTTACCTGCTCAAACCGATCACAGAGGAAGCACTGTCTCCCTATTTGCTGAAAATCCGCGAGGAAAAATCCCTGCAGGAAAAGAATTCTAAGAAAATTGAAAGTATAAAAAGAATCATGCTGGGATGCGACCAGTTGTCAGATGAAAATTCTGATTTATTGAATAAGGCAAAATGCTATATGGAGAAAAACATAGCGAATTCAAAGCTTTCATTAAAAGAAGTTTCTCATTATGTAGGTATGAGCAAAAATTATTTTTGCACAGTATTTAAAAAAAGTCAGGGGATTTCATTCCTGAAATATTTAAACAATCTGCGTATTATTAAATCGATTGAGCTCTTGAGCACTACTAACAAACGGATTTATGAGATAGCCGAACAGGTAGGGTACAGTGATCCGACATGGTTCAGCACTGCTTTTAAAGCGGCAACGGGAAAATCGCCTTCCTATTTCAGAACGGAGGATTGTAATGAGAAAAATTAG
- a CDS encoding 3-hydroxyacyl-CoA dehydrogenase family protein, producing the protein MHIQRIFVTGAGQMGSGIAQVAAASGYQVKLYDITLDIASKAKEKIQTGLQRQAQKGRITPEAVTATLSFITPVAQLEEAADCEVAIEAVSEETEIKKKVFAGLAAVMRKDAILASNTSSISITKIGSFTDTPERVVGMHFFNPVPAMKLVEIVRGLRTSEKTVATAQALGESMGKIAVVCKDSPGFIVNRLFDPMLNEAAYLVQEGVASPEAIDLAMQNGLNHPMGPLKLIDMIGIDIIYAVMEVLHYDTGDQKYRPCPLLKQMIDAGLLGRKTGKGFYDYE; encoded by the coding sequence ATGCATATTCAACGAATCTTTGTAACAGGCGCCGGGCAGATGGGCTCCGGGATCGCGCAGGTTGCGGCCGCCAGCGGATATCAGGTAAAGCTTTATGATATCACGCTGGATATCGCATCGAAGGCCAAGGAAAAAATACAAACAGGATTACAGCGCCAAGCGCAAAAAGGGCGCATCACACCGGAAGCTGTCACGGCCACGCTCTCCTTCATTACACCGGTTGCCCAGCTGGAGGAAGCAGCGGATTGTGAAGTGGCCATTGAGGCCGTTTCCGAGGAAACGGAAATTAAAAAGAAGGTATTCGCCGGACTTGCCGCAGTCATGCGCAAGGACGCAATCCTAGCCAGCAATACCTCTTCCATCTCTATCACCAAAATCGGCTCTTTTACAGATACACCCGAACGCGTAGTGGGAATGCACTTCTTTAACCCCGTACCCGCTATGAAATTAGTAGAGATTGTCAGGGGCCTGCGCACGTCTGAAAAAACGGTTGCCACCGCCCAGGCGCTGGGGGAATCGATGGGCAAGATCGCCGTGGTCTGCAAAGACAGCCCTGGGTTTATTGTCAATCGTCTGTTTGACCCGATGCTGAACGAAGCTGCATATTTGGTGCAGGAAGGAGTCGCTTCGCCGGAGGCCATTGACCTTGCCATGCAAAACGGCCTGAACCATCCGATGGGTCCATTAAAACTGATAGATATGATTGGCATTGATATCATTTACGCCGTTATGGAGGTGCTGCATTATGATACGGGCGACCAGAAATACCGCCCCTGCCCACTGCTAAAACAGATGATAGACGCCGGTTTGCTGGGCCGCAAAACAGGCAAAGGCTTTTACGATTACGAATGA